A region from the Silene latifolia isolate original U9 population chromosome 7, ASM4854445v1, whole genome shotgun sequence genome encodes:
- the LOC141592337 gene encoding E3 ubiquitin-protein ligase RGLG2-like: protein MGGNSSKESFRSTSSVRDQHQYQPGYSTPYYAPDNQQYYGNTAPPQMPPTTSTSSGYGGYTHEQKKRLDRRYSKIADDFASLDQVTEALARAGLESSNLIVGIDFTKSNEWTGAKSFNRKSLHHIGDGMNPYEQAISIIGKTLAAFDEDNLIPCFGFGDATTHDQAVFSFYPNDRVCYGFEEVLSQYREIVPHLRLAGPTSFAPVIETAMTIVEQSGGQYHVLLIIADGQVTRSVDTERGILSPQEQKTVDAIVAASKYPLSIVLVGVGDGPWDMMREFDDNIPARDFDNFQFVNFTDIMAKNTHHTRKETEFALSALMEIPSQYKATMELGLLGKRRGTCPEIVPLPPPLNNGRLSANSTSFNYSKPLHSTSVGSSQPVSYGNKSHAGTAPPDPGFSHDMGPGGTSSAYDNQMCPICFTNNKDMAFGCGHQTCAECGQDLQSCPICRSEIQTRIKLY, encoded by the exons ATGGGGGGAAACAGTTCAAAGGAGTCTTTCAGGTCAACTTCGTCGGTTAGGGATCAGCATCAGTATCAGCCTGGGTATTCTACCCCATATTATGCTCCTGATAACCAACAGTATTACGGTAACACGGCCCCACCGCAAATGCCACCCACTACCTCGACGTCGTCTGGTTATGGTGGGTATACACATGAGCAAAAGAAGAGGCTTGATAGGCGATATTCAAAGATTGCTGATGACTTTGCTTCCCTTGATCAG GTGACTGAGGCTTTGGCCCGTGCTGGTCTTGAATCCTCTAATCTTATTGTTGGCATCGACTTTACAAAGAGCAATGAGTGGACAG GCGCCAAGTCTTTTAACAGAAAGAGTTTGCATCATATTGGGGATGGCATGAATCCTTATGAGCAGGCAATATCTATTATAGGGAAAACACTTGCTGCTTTTGATGAAGATAATTTGATTCCGTGTTTTGGATTTGGGGATG CGACAACACATGATCAAGCTGTCTTTAGCTTCTACCCTAATGATAGAGTTTGCTATGGATTTGAAGAAGTCTTGTCTCAGTACAGGGAGATTGTTCCTCACTTACGCCTTGCAG GGCCAACATCTTTTGCTCCTGTGATTGAGACAGCAATGACAATTGTTGAGCAGAGTGGCGGACAATACCACGTTCTCTTGATTATTGCAGATGGACAG GTAACCAGAAGTGTGGATACAGAACGTGGCATACTTAGTCCACAGGAGCAGAAGACAGTTGATGCCATTGTGGCAGCTAG CAAATATCCTCTTTCAATTGTATTGGTTGGGGTAGGGGACGGGCCATGGGATATGATGAGGGAATTTGATGATAATATACCAGCTAGGGATTTTGATAATTTCCAG TTTGTGAATTTCACCGACATTATGGCCAAGAATACTCATCACACCCGGAAGGAGACAGAGTTTGCTTTATCAGCCTTAATGGAAATTCCTTCTCAATACAAAGCAACAATGGAGCTTGGTTTATTAGG TAAGCGTAGGGGAACTTGTCCTGAAATTGTACCACTTCCTCCTCCTCTGAATAATGGGCGTTTGTCAGCCAATTCAACATCTTTTAACTACTCAAAACCTTTGCATTCAACAAGCGTTGGGTCAAGCCAGCCCGTGTCCTATGGCAACAAAAGCCATGCTGGCACAGCTCCACCTGACCCTGGGTTTTCCCATGATATGGGGCCAGGTGGTACAAGCTCTGCTTACGATAATCAG ATGTGTCCTATTTGCTTTACCAACAACAAGGATATGGCTTTTGGCTGTGGACATCAG ACATGCGCTGAATGTGGGCAAGATCTACAGAGTTGCCCCATTTGTCGAAGCGAGATACAGACGAGGATAAAGCTCTACTAA